The Glycine soja cultivar W05 chromosome 8, ASM419377v2, whole genome shotgun sequence genome has a window encoding:
- the LOC114424631 gene encoding cell wall / vacuolar inhibitor of fructosidase 2-like, which translates to MASKIFYLLSLLLLAHLLQPHVFVKGDGSLIEKTCKNTKYYNLCFSSLKSNPSSANADPKGLAVIMVGIGMANATSTSLYLSSKMLGTANNNDSTFKRVLKECAEKYKYASDALQASAQDLVNEEYDYASMHIIAAYDYSNVCHNLFKLYLGLVYPSELAPREDGLKCLCDVALRIVENLNR; encoded by the coding sequence ATGGCTTCTAAGATCTTCTATCTATTATCTCTCCTCTTGCTAGCACACCTTCTTCAGCCACACGTATTTGTTAAAGGAGATGGCAGTTTGATAGAGAAAACCTGCAAGAACACCAAGTACTACAATCTGTGTTTCTCCTCCCTGAAATCCAATCCAAGCAGCGCAAACGCGGACCCAAAGGGCTTGGCTGTGATCATGGTTGGGATTGGAATGGCCAATGCCACTTCCACTTCTCTCTATTTGTCTTCTAAGATGCTTGGCACTGCCAACAACAACGATTCCACATTCAAAAGGGTGCTGAAGGAGTGTGCAGAAAAGTACAAGTATGCCAGTGATGCCCTCCAAGCTTCTGCTCAGGATTTGGTTAATGAGGAATATGACTATGCTTCCATGCACATCATTGCAGCCTATGATTACTCCAATGTTTGTCACAACTTGTTCAAACTCTACTTGGGTTTGGTTTATCCTTCTGAGCTTGCTCCTAGAGAGGATGGTTTGAAGTGTTTATGTGATGTTGCTTTGCGGATTGTTGAGAATCTTAATCGGTAG
- the LOC114421502 gene encoding transcription factor HEC3-like: MDTNTSTLFTNVNSTWNLEKMETNEQQQQHDDHSIILQVQDPMGSGIWPINNYHNLLQMHQTPNTTTSSMVIVPPSSSSGFLGDILGVHHNLEEDEEPEEELGAMKEMMYKIAAMQPVDIDPATIRKPKRRNVRISDDPQSVAARHRRERISEKIRILQRLVPGGTKMDTASMLDEAIRYVKFLKRQIRLLQSIPQPSRQPPQCIGVASTTPHASTLLLAPSSDWPFAPNVLPRSTAVSASMDMSAGLGFDGHAHACDGSSSFNHHEVISE, translated from the coding sequence ATGGACACCAACACTAGTACATTATTCACAAATGTGAACAGCACTTGGAATCTTGAAAAGATGGAAACaaatgaacaacaacaacaacatgatGACCATAGTATTATTCTCCAAGTTCAAGACCCTATGGGTTCTGGGATTTGGCCCATCAACAACTACCACAACCTTCTTCAAATGCATCAAACACCCAACACAACAACCTCATCCATGGTCATAGTACCACCCTCCTCCTCATCAGGGTTCCTTGGAGACATACTAGGTGTTCATCACAAccttgaagaagatgaagagcCAGAAGAAGAGCTAGGAGCCATGAAGGAGATGATGTACAAGATCGCTGCTATGCAACCCGTGGACATCGACCCCGCCACGATTCGAAAACCAAAGAGAAGAAATGTTCGCATCAGTGATGACCCGCAGAGCGTGGCTGCACGCCACAGGAGAGAGAGGATCAGCGAGAAAATCCGAATCCTCCAAAGACTCGTTCCCGGTGGAACCAAAATGGACACTGCTTCAATGCTCGATGAAGCCATTCGATATGTTAAGTTCTTGAAGAGACAAATCAGGTTGCTTCAATCTATTCCTCAACCTTCACGTCAACCACCACAATGCATTGGTGTTGCCAGTACTACTCCTCATGCTAGTACCTTGTTGTTAGCCCCTTCTTCTGATTGGCCTTTTGCACCAAATGTGCTACCCCGTTCCACCGCCGTCAGCGCCTCCATGGACATGTCGGCTGGACTCGGATTCGACGGCCATGCTCATGCTTGTGATGGCTCCTCCAGCTTTAACCATCATGAGGTAATCAGTGAATAA
- the LOC114422686 gene encoding protein trichome berefringence-like 7, which produces MSALNRTIISFNKTSSFNHRRTLGIVSPRVIHNNRFGCVSLRLQVLVIFVSVVSFFLAIGGYMYVLPSLSHAFFNGQVPLLLSEHNSNGSVRECDVFDGSWVQVKKDHTLYNATECPFVERGFDCLGNGRSDRDYLGWRWKPRSCEIPRFDVRGVLEMLRSKRVVFVGDSMSRTQWESLICMLMAGVEDKRGVYEVNQNQITKRIRFLGVRFSAFNFTIEFFRSVFLVQQGRVPRHAPKRVKSTLLLDKLDDISDQWVNSDILIFNTGHWWVPSKLFDMGCYFQVGSSLKLGMTIPTAFRIALETWSSWVDREINKNRTRIFFRTFEPSHWSDLTRWICNVTQYPTLETNGRDQSLFSDTILQVVKNVTIPINVLHVTSMSAFRSDAHVGNWSDNPSIQDCSHWCLPGVPDMWNEIILSQLFTEFEIPSQQIESLN; this is translated from the exons ATGAGTGCTCTGAATAGGACTATTATTTCCTTCAACaaaacttcatccttcaatcatCGAAGGACTCTCGGCATTGTAAGTCCCAGAGTGATTCATAACAACCGCTTCGGATGTGTCTCTCTGAGGCTTCAGGTTCTTGTCATCTTTGTCTCTGTGGTTTCCTTCTTTTTAGCCATAGGTGGCTACATGTACGTGCTTCCAAGCCTTAGCCACGCGTTTTTCAATGGCCAAGTTCCCTTGTTATTATCTGAACATAACAGCAACGGATCAGTGAGAGAATGTGATGTATTTGATGGAAGCTGGGTGCAGGTTAAAAAAGATCACACCTTGTACAATGCCACAGAGTGTCCTTTTGTGGAACGAGGATTCGATTGTTTAGGGAATGGGAGGAGTGACAGGGATTATCTTGGTTGGAGGTGGAAGCCAAGGAGTTGTGAGATTCCAAGGTTTGATGTGCGTGGTGTGTTGGAAATGTTGAGAAGCAAAAGGGTTGTTTTTGTTGGTGATTCAATGAGTAGGACGCAGTGGGAGTCTCTGATTTGTATGCTGATGGCTGGTGTTGAAGATAAGAGGGGTGTTTATGAAGTGAACCAGAATCAGATAACAAAGCGGATCAGGTTCTTAGGGGTTCGGTTCAGTGCCTTCAATTTCACCATTGAGTTTTTTCGCTCGGTTTTCCTTGTGCAGCAGGGTCGAGTGCCTAGACATGCACCAAAGAGGGTCAAATCGACGCTTTTGTTGGACAAGTTGGATGATATAAGTGACCAGTGGGTTAATTCAGATATTCTGATTTTCAATACTGGACATTGGTGGGTGCCATCTAAGCTTTTTGATAT GGGCTGCTATTTCCAGGTTGGAAGctctctgaaacttgggatgACAATTCCAACTGCCTTTAGAATAGCACTTGAAACTTGGTCATCATGGGTTGACAGAgagattaataaaaatagaacacgTATCTTCTTTAGAACTTTTGAGCCTTCCCACTGGAG TGATCTTACCCGTTGGATTTGCAATGTGACCCAGTACCCAACATTAGAAACTAATGGAAGGGACCAAAGCTTGTTTTCAGATACAATTTTACAAGTTGTAAAGAATGTTACTATTCCTATAAATGTTCTTCATGTTACTTCTATGTCTGCTTTCCGGAGTGATGCACATGTTGGTAACTGGAGTGACAACCCATCTATTCAAGATTGTAGCCACTGGTGTCTTCCTGGGGTACCTGATATGTGGAATGAAATTATCCTGTCCCAACTTTTTACTGAATTTGAAATCCCTTCTCAGCAAATTGAATCACTCA ATTAG
- the LOC114422008 gene encoding chromatin assembly factor 1 subunit FAS2-like, translated as MKGGTVQISWHDGKPVLTLDFHPHSATLATAGADFDIKFWQIKPAGSPKKLPVVSYLSNLSYHSSAVNVIRFSSSGELLASGADGGDLIIWKLHSTDAGQTWKVLKMLRSHHKDILDLQWSTDATYIISGSVDNCCIIWDVNKGTNLQTLDTHAHYVQGVAWDPLGKYVTSLSSDRTCRIYMNKPHKSKGIEKINYVCQQVISKADQPLFKNSKETKFHLFHDETLPSFFRRLAWSPDGSFLLVPAGSYKISTASESVNAAYIFSRKDLSRPAIQLPCASKAVVAVRFCPIFFKLRGTNSAGLFKFPYRIIFAVATLNSLYIYDTESTSPIAVLAGLHYAAITDITWSSDAHYLALSSQDGFCSLVEFENDELGSPYSLSEGKVSNKDGRSTVQTTNDTVTVPTGNVSAVLAESKKMESEDTADDVVIEASGNIGAVVTESGKTVTQEKAGMIQSTGNLADFRKNEAAGKAVYMVIEATGDVGGVIADTRKNEAEEKTDDMVIETTGSIDAAELDRRKAEPEDKAEKQPANLDSDGKQTEAKEKTKTLQSSLDGIKSGAEEKAGPQLFNPKSTPISNKPAKKRITPTAIDP; from the exons ATGAAGGGTGGCACGGTTCAGATTAGCTGGCACGACGGCAAACCCGTCTTAACCCTCGATTTCCACCCTCACTCCGCCACTCTCGCCACCGCCGGCGCCGATTTCGACATCAAG TTTTGGCAAATAAAACCAGCGGGGTCACCGAAGAAGCTTCCCGTGGTTTCCTATCTTAGTAACCTCTCTTACCATAGCTCTGCAGTTAATGTTATTCGCTTCTCTTCTTCCG gggAATTGCTAGCCTCTGGTGCTGATG gaGGGGACTTGATAATTTGGAAGCTGCATTCTACTGATGCTGGCCAGACATGGAAGGTTCTCAAGATGTTACG ATCTCACCACAAGGACATTTTGGACCTGCAGTGGTCTACTGATGCCACGTATATCATTTCTGGATCAGTTGATAATTGTTGCATTATATGGGATGTTaacaaag GAACTAACCTTCAGACGTTGGATACCCATGCACACTATGTTCAGGGGGTTGCATGGGACCCTCTAGGGAAATATGTTACTTCTCTTAGTTCTGATAGGACTTGCCGAATTTACATGAATAAGCCTCATAAATCAAAGGGCATTGAGAAAATCAATTATGTTTGTCAGCAAGTCATTTCCAAGGCAGATCAGCCATTATTTAAGAATTCTAAG GAGACAAAATTTCATCTCTTCCATGATGAGACGTTGCCATCTTTCTTCAGGAGATTAGCATGGTCTCCTGATGGTTCATTTCTACTTGTGCCCGCAG GCTCTTACAAAATTAGTACTGCATCTGAATCTGTGAATGCGGCTTACATATTTTCTAGAAAAGATCTTTCTAG GCCTGCTATACAACTTCCCTGTGCAAGCAAAGCTGTTGTAGCTGTCCGATTCTGCcccatattttttaaacttcgGGGAACAAATTCAG CTGGGTTATTTAAATTCCCATATCGCATCATATTTGCTGTTGCCACTTTGAATTCATTGTACATTTATGACACTGAGAGCACCTCTCCGATAGCTGTATTAGCTGGCCTTCACTATGCCGCAATAACAGATATTACCTG GTCATCTGATGCTCATTATTTGGCATTGTCCTCACAAGATGGTTTCTGCTCTTTggtggaatttgaaaatgacgaaCTTGGATCACCTTACTCTTTATCAG aaGGAAAAGTCTCAAACAAGGATGGTAGGAGCACTGTACAGACAACCAATGACACTGTAACTGTACCAACTGGGAATGTTAGTGCAGTTCTAGCAGAGAGCAAGAAAATGGAATCAGAAGACACGGCTGATGACGTGGTCATTGAAGCCTCTGGCAATATTGGTGCTGTTGTAACAGAAAGTGGGAAAACTGTAACACAAGAGAAGGCTGGCATGATCCAGTCAACTGGGAATTTAGCAGATTTTAGGAAAAATGAAGCAGCAGGGAAAGCTGTTTACATGGTCATTGAGGCAACAGGGGATGTTGGAGGGGTTATAGCAGATACTAGGAAAAATGAAGCAGAAGAGAAAACTGATGACATGGTCATTGAAACAACTGGAAGTATTGATGCAGCTGAATTAGATAGAAGAAAAGCTGAGCCAGAAGATAAGGCAGAGAAACAGCCAGCTAATCTAGATTCAGATGGTAAACAAACGGAAGCAAAGGAGAAGACAAAGACTCTGCAATCAAGTTTAGACGGTATAAAATCAGGGGCAGAAGAAAAGGCAGGGCCACAATTGTTCAATCCGAAGAGTACACCCATATCAAATAAGCCAGCCAAGAAGCGTATTACTCCTACTGCCATTGATCCATGA